In one window of Acidobacteriota bacterium DNA:
- a CDS encoding DUF302 domain-containing protein, translating into MREIRMKRKLLMPLAIAVLGMAFNGMAMAQNSIVKVESQHSFDQTVSQVKSATSQNGLMVMGHLNQGQMLSMTGLQLKGESFLVGNPNMGKKLFTADRSVGLFVPVRIFVYEDSDGHTYVSYEKPSAALGQLNNQQVNMMAKMLDMKIQGIAQGATH; encoded by the coding sequence ATGAGGGAGATAAGAATGAAACGCAAACTGTTGATGCCATTAGCGATTGCAGTACTGGGTATGGCCTTTAACGGGATGGCGATGGCGCAGAATTCAATCGTCAAGGTCGAGAGCCAGCATAGCTTTGATCAAACCGTGTCACAGGTCAAATCCGCAACGAGCCAGAATGGGCTGATGGTGATGGGCCACTTGAATCAGGGCCAGATGCTTTCCATGACCGGGCTGCAGCTTAAGGGCGAGTCCTTCCTGGTCGGAAATCCGAACATGGGGAAGAAGCTATTCACAGCGGACCGCTCCGTGGGTCTGTTTGTTCCAGTCCGCATTTTCGTTTACGAAGACTCTGACGGCCACACATATGTCAGTTATGAGAAACCGTCAGCGGCGCTTGGCCAGCTCAACAATCAGCAGGTCAACATGATGGCCAAGATGCTGGACATGAAAATCCAGGGCATTGCCCAAGGCGCCACGCACTGA
- a CDS encoding NAD(P)H-hydrate epimerase, whose translation MKKPNEFRRRFFTSIRKEVPAVTAEQMREIDRIAIEETGPNLYQMMENAGRNLGLLAIELLGKEWQKAEVVVLAGGGGNGGGGICAGRHLANRNVDVRLCLARPERMGEVAAWQGKVFQYAGGREIERRLLSDVRPDLILDALVGYGLKSAPDEGMTELIRWANSTQARILTLDVPSGLDATTGEVMGTCIVPHWTMTLALPKTGLLPERTGELYLADIGIPAEAYRRLNLEYTAPFGPSFWVRIHCI comes from the coding sequence ATGAAAAAACCTAATGAATTCAGACGGCGCTTTTTCACAAGCATACGTAAGGAAGTTCCAGCGGTAACGGCTGAGCAAATGCGAGAGATCGACCGCATCGCCATTGAAGAGACAGGCCCGAATCTCTACCAGATGATGGAGAACGCCGGAAGGAATCTGGGCCTCCTTGCGATCGAACTCCTGGGGAAAGAGTGGCAGAAAGCCGAGGTCGTGGTACTGGCTGGAGGCGGTGGGAATGGAGGCGGTGGTATTTGTGCAGGCCGTCACCTTGCTAATCGAAACGTCGATGTTCGGCTCTGCCTTGCCCGGCCCGAGCGCATGGGAGAGGTCGCTGCGTGGCAAGGGAAGGTCTTCCAGTACGCAGGTGGACGAGAAATTGAAAGACGCTTGCTTTCTGACGTGAGGCCTGACCTTATCTTGGACGCGCTCGTCGGCTACGGATTGAAGTCGGCTCCTGACGAAGGCATGACAGAACTTATCCGCTGGGCGAATTCAACCCAGGCCCGGATTCTTACGCTGGATGTGCCTTCCGGCTTAGACGCCACTACCGGTGAAGTGATGGGGACTTGTATCGTGCCGCATTGGACGATGACCCTTGCACTGCCTAAGACCGGACTTCTTCCAGAAAGGACAGGAGAACTTTACCTTGCCGATATTGGCATTCCAGCGGAAGCGTACCGGCGTTTGAACCTGGAATACACAGCCCCCTTCGGGCCTAGTTTCTGGGTCCGAATCCATTGCATATAG
- a CDS encoding OsmC family peroxiredoxin has translation MTGTFGGALEARQIDVSDGKLTSETQGEIELDGDVLVIRRIFVRYKLRAPQEMRETIERIHSIHADHCPVARSIRAAIEVRTSFELVAP, from the coding sequence CTGACGGGTACCTTCGGGGGTGCGCTGGAAGCGCGCCAGATTGATGTCTCGGACGGGAAGCTGACCTCGGAAACTCAGGGAGAAATTGAACTCGATGGAGATGTTCTCGTCATTCGCCGGATTTTTGTCCGCTATAAGCTCCGTGCCCCTCAAGAGATGCGGGAGACGATCGAGCGGATTCACAGCATCCATGCGGATCATTGTCCGGTGGCCCGCTCCATACGGGCAGCCATCGAGGTTCGGACCTCATTCGAGCTGGTGGCTCCGTAA
- a CDS encoding efflux RND transporter permease subunit, which produces MVRAALRNPYLVIVGILAIVLLGITLLLRIPADILPIFKTPAVQILTLYPGMPTDVMERDIANRIERWTSQANGVALQTSKSLLGVSVVRDFFRPDIDPNTALSQVSSLAISDLYYMPPGTIPPMVMPYDPTASIPLALVTVSSKTMNETKLYDIAYFNIRNMLSGITGTIAPAVFGGRIRRILVYVDPSKLAARGLSPLDVVNGLQRWNTLIPTGDAKLGATDYMIVTNGMVPTVAQINNFPLKVVDGSPVLVKDIGRAEDTHQIQTNVVHINGRRQVYIPIYRQPGANTIQVAEGVKKALAGIQARIPKGVDLKVIFDQSVYVRRSLASLEKEVLLGAMLAALMVLLFLGSPRFTGVVFLTIPLSILAAFIGLYATGNTLNMMTLGGLALAVGRLVDDSIVVLENTVRHLRMGKPALVAAKDAAEEVAMPVIVSTITTVVVFFPVVFISGLGRFLFSPLALSVAFAMAASYVLALTLIPAYSSRFLHPEKEEVGSTNRRSLLVVVSSKLENLKDVYERWLRRALARRKTILATAGLAFVAAIALYSLLGKELFPPIDAGQFTILIHGPSGMRIELSEDLAAKVEEAARKVIPPQELNTIVTNTGVLYDWPAAYTPNAGPMDSFMNVQLTENHKVSAQEYVSRLRKVLPSEFPGAGFAFDTGGLLSAALNYGLPSPIDIQVSGNSLEVGQGIARKIQAQVQQVPGTMDVRIQEKLDYPVLNIDVDRMKAAYLGLTQEDVVKNIEIAINSSVNFLPAFWIDENNGNHYFLGAQYPEDLIRNIATLENIPLTDPALDGKEEQDVTLVKNIARITRGIAPVEVEHRAITRVTDVYANVSGRDIGSVASNIEKQLAHVTLPAGYHVAMRGEVQSMRESFSGLGFGLLMAVALVYLVMVAQFRSFLDPLIILFAVPLGIIGVIAILLLTGTTVNIQSYIGAIFMVGIAVSNSILLVEFANRLRTEGMPVYEAAVHAGGIRLRPILMTSCAAIVGLLPMAFHIGTGSEANVPLARAVIGGLAASTVLTLFVVPALYIAIKSRGDKSEGVTPSV; this is translated from the coding sequence ATGGTCCGGGCAGCCCTTAGAAACCCTTATCTCGTCATCGTGGGAATCCTTGCTATCGTTTTGCTGGGAATCACTCTCCTCTTGCGCATCCCGGCGGACATCCTGCCGATTTTTAAGACTCCTGCCGTGCAGATTCTTACCCTCTATCCCGGAATGCCAACCGACGTGATGGAACGCGACATCGCCAACCGCATTGAGCGCTGGACTTCGCAGGCCAATGGCGTGGCCCTTCAAACCTCGAAAAGCCTGCTCGGGGTGAGTGTAGTGCGGGACTTTTTCCGTCCTGACATTGACCCCAACACGGCCCTCTCCCAGGTATCTTCGCTTGCCATTTCCGACCTTTATTACATGCCGCCGGGAACCATTCCCCCCATGGTCATGCCCTACGACCCCACGGCATCTATCCCACTGGCGCTCGTGACCGTCTCCAGCAAGACCATGAACGAAACCAAGCTCTACGATATTGCTTATTTCAATATCCGCAACATGCTGAGCGGGATCACCGGCACGATCGCTCCTGCTGTTTTCGGCGGGCGTATTCGCCGCATCCTGGTGTACGTTGACCCCAGCAAGCTTGCGGCACGGGGTCTTTCGCCGCTGGATGTGGTGAACGGGCTTCAACGATGGAATACGCTGATCCCCACAGGCGATGCCAAACTTGGGGCAACGGACTACATGATCGTCACCAATGGCATGGTGCCGACGGTAGCTCAAATCAATAATTTCCCACTGAAGGTCGTGGATGGCTCGCCTGTTCTCGTGAAGGACATTGGCCGTGCCGAGGACACACACCAGATTCAGACGAACGTGGTCCACATCAACGGACGGCGGCAGGTTTATATCCCCATCTACCGCCAGCCTGGGGCGAACACCATCCAGGTGGCGGAGGGTGTCAAGAAAGCTCTCGCCGGCATCCAGGCGCGGATTCCCAAAGGCGTTGACCTCAAGGTTATCTTCGACCAGTCCGTGTATGTCCGCCGTTCTCTCGCTTCGCTTGAGAAAGAGGTCCTTCTGGGCGCCATGCTGGCGGCCCTCATGGTTTTGCTTTTTCTCGGGAGCCCGCGCTTTACCGGCGTCGTCTTCCTGACTATTCCTCTCTCGATCCTAGCGGCTTTCATCGGACTGTATGCGACCGGCAACACCCTCAATATGATGACGCTCGGCGGTCTGGCGCTGGCCGTCGGAAGGCTCGTTGATGACTCGATCGTGGTGCTGGAAAACACCGTCCGGCACCTACGGATGGGAAAGCCCGCGCTTGTCGCAGCCAAGGACGCAGCGGAAGAAGTGGCTATGCCGGTCATCGTTTCGACCATCACTACTGTTGTCGTGTTCTTCCCGGTGGTTTTTATTTCAGGCCTAGGGCGCTTCTTGTTTTCACCCTTGGCTTTGAGTGTGGCCTTTGCCATGGCGGCTTCTTATGTGCTGGCATTGACTCTCATACCGGCCTACAGTTCGCGCTTCTTGCACCCGGAGAAGGAAGAAGTAGGGTCCACTAACAGGCGATCGCTGCTGGTTGTAGTGTCCTCCAAGCTTGAAAATCTGAAGGATGTTTATGAGCGCTGGCTCCGCCGCGCGCTTGCACGGAGGAAAACCATCCTCGCAACGGCTGGGCTGGCTTTTGTTGCCGCTATCGCTCTCTACTCGTTGCTTGGCAAGGAACTCTTTCCGCCCATTGATGCCGGACAGTTCACCATTCTGATTCACGGCCCATCCGGCATGCGCATCGAGCTGAGCGAGGATTTAGCGGCGAAAGTCGAAGAGGCGGCCCGAAAGGTGATTCCACCCCAGGAGTTAAACACGATTGTGACCAATACCGGGGTGCTCTATGACTGGCCGGCGGCCTATACACCGAATGCTGGGCCAATGGACAGCTTTATGAACGTCCAGCTCACCGAAAACCATAAAGTCAGCGCCCAGGAATATGTGAGCCGCCTGCGGAAAGTTCTGCCCTCAGAATTCCCAGGAGCAGGGTTCGCTTTCGATACGGGCGGGCTGCTGAGCGCCGCCCTCAACTACGGCTTGCCGTCTCCAATTGACATTCAGGTTTCCGGCAACAGCCTGGAAGTTGGGCAGGGTATCGCGCGAAAGATTCAGGCGCAGGTTCAGCAGGTACCTGGCACGATGGACGTGCGCATCCAGGAGAAGCTCGACTATCCGGTTTTAAACATCGATGTGGACCGAATGAAAGCCGCTTACCTTGGACTGACTCAGGAGGATGTCGTCAAGAACATCGAGATCGCCATCAACTCGAGTGTCAATTTTCTTCCTGCGTTCTGGATTGACGAAAACAACGGCAACCACTACTTTCTGGGGGCGCAGTACCCGGAAGACCTGATCCGCAACATTGCGACGCTTGAGAACATTCCGCTCACCGACCCCGCTCTGGATGGCAAAGAAGAACAAGACGTCACTCTGGTGAAAAACATCGCCAGAATTACCCGCGGCATAGCGCCAGTCGAGGTGGAGCACCGGGCCATCACCCGTGTTACTGACGTTTATGCGAATGTCAGCGGGCGCGACATTGGATCGGTCGCAAGCAATATTGAGAAACAGCTCGCTCACGTGACTCTCCCCGCTGGTTATCACGTGGCCATGCGAGGCGAAGTGCAGAGCATGCGGGAGTCTTTTTCAGGGCTTGGTTTTGGGCTGTTAATGGCCGTGGCCCTGGTTTACCTGGTGATGGTGGCGCAGTTTCGTTCTTTTCTCGATCCATTGATCATCCTCTTTGCAGTGCCGCTGGGGATTATTGGCGTTATCGCCATCCTGCTTCTGACCGGGACCACCGTCAATATTCAGTCCTACATCGGCGCCATCTTCATGGTGGGCATTGCCGTTTCAAACAGCATTTTGCTCGTGGAATTTGCGAATCGCCTGCGAACCGAGGGAATGCCTGTTTATGAAGCGGCGGTCCACGCCGGCGGCATCCGTTTACGCCCTATCCTGATGACCTCCTGCGCAGCCATTGTGGGTCTGCTCCCCATGGCATTTCACATCGGAACAGGCTCGGAGGCAAACGTTCCGCTGGCCCGCGCGGTCATCGGAGGTCTCGCCGCTTCTACGGTTCTGACGCTTTTCGTTGTTCCCGCTCTGTATATTGCGATCAAGTCGCGCGGGGACAAATCGGAAGGAGTGACGCCCAGTGTCTGA
- a CDS encoding NAD(P)/FAD-dependent oxidoreductase, translated as MAKEYDLIVVGTGSAGSTVASKCRREGWNVAIVDSRPFGGTCALRGCDPKKVLVGAAEAVDWARRMSGKGINTHGIRIEWEELIRFKRTFTEPVPKSREESFGKAGIDTFHGTAHFVGPRSIQVANDVLEAKHIVVATGARPAKLNIEGEEYLTTSEEFLELEELPQRIVFVGGGYISFEFAHVAARAGAQVTILHRGSHGLERFEPDLVGRLVRWSREIGIDVQLETSVKSIGKRLSGLIVKTSNGKDEKEYPADLVVHGAGRVPEIDELDLAMGGVEHEGHGVKVNEYLQSTSNPAVYAAGDCASSGNPPLTPVAGYEGWIVTSNLLNGNHQKADYGSVPSVAFTIPPLAAVGLDERTARKMGLNFRVSAGDMSSWYASRRIAETCAAYKVLVEEGTDRILGAHLLGSHAEEHINLFALAIRKGLRVSDLRDTIYSYPTHVSNTQYLFP; from the coding sequence ATGGCGAAGGAATATGACTTGATTGTGGTTGGAACAGGCTCGGCGGGGTCAACGGTGGCATCGAAGTGCCGTCGCGAAGGCTGGAATGTAGCGATTGTTGATTCGCGGCCCTTTGGAGGCACGTGCGCGTTGCGCGGTTGCGATCCGAAGAAAGTGTTAGTCGGCGCGGCAGAAGCTGTCGATTGGGCACGCCGCATGAGTGGGAAGGGGATAAATACCCATGGTATCCGCATTGAGTGGGAAGAACTGATTCGTTTCAAGAGAACCTTTACGGAACCAGTGCCGAAATCGCGCGAAGAGAGCTTCGGCAAGGCAGGAATTGATACCTTCCATGGAACCGCACACTTCGTGGGACCGCGGTCGATCCAGGTGGCTAATGACGTGCTTGAAGCAAAGCATATCGTAGTTGCCACCGGAGCCCGGCCGGCTAAGCTGAACATCGAAGGAGAAGAGTACCTGACGACGAGCGAAGAGTTTCTGGAGCTTGAAGAGTTACCGCAGCGCATTGTGTTCGTCGGAGGCGGGTATATTTCGTTCGAGTTTGCGCATGTGGCTGCGCGAGCTGGAGCGCAGGTCACCATCTTGCATCGCGGATCGCACGGGCTGGAACGTTTTGAACCGGACCTGGTGGGCCGGCTTGTAAGGTGGTCGCGGGAAATCGGGATCGATGTTCAGCTGGAAACGTCAGTTAAGAGCATTGGGAAGAGGCTATCTGGTCTGATTGTGAAAACCTCTAATGGCAAAGACGAAAAGGAATATCCAGCAGATCTGGTTGTTCATGGCGCAGGCCGTGTGCCCGAAATCGACGAACTGGATCTCGCGATGGGTGGAGTTGAGCACGAGGGGCACGGAGTAAAAGTAAATGAATATCTCCAAAGCACATCGAACCCAGCCGTGTACGCTGCGGGCGACTGCGCTTCGAGCGGCAACCCGCCACTGACCCCTGTAGCTGGGTATGAGGGTTGGATCGTCACATCGAACCTGTTAAACGGAAATCACCAAAAAGCGGATTACGGGAGCGTACCAAGCGTCGCCTTTACCATTCCTCCTCTGGCGGCGGTAGGCCTCGATGAACGAACCGCCCGCAAGATGGGCCTGAATTTCCGAGTCAGCGCCGGCGATATGTCAAGCTGGTACGCTTCGCGCCGGATTGCCGAAACGTGTGCCGCATACAAGGTTTTGGTGGAGGAAGGAACCGATAGGATTCTTGGCGCTCACCTTCTGGGCTCGCACGCTGAGGAGCACATCAATCTCTTTGCGCTCGCAATCCGCAAAGGGCTGCGGGTCTCGGACCTGCGAGATACGATTTATTCGTATCCGACACACGTTTCGAATACGCAATATTTGTTCCCTTAA
- a CDS encoding DUF3179 domain-containing protein, translated as MINGHRRIFGVSGLLYKHNLLFFDRQTGSLWSQLLSEAVTGSMAGTKLKVLPAENATWKSWSSMHPDTLVLSFATGYQRNYHADPYAGMPLDRAPALLVMVEGDAEIFPFSQLHKAHGPVSEQLAGQSFLVRFDRHSRTARVEPEVHGRFIWFVGFKSDLRHFFPKAKAYHFRKAKK; from the coding sequence ATCATAAATGGTCATCGGCGGATCTTCGGAGTCTCAGGGCTTCTTTACAAGCACAACCTTCTGTTCTTCGACAGGCAGACAGGGAGTCTCTGGTCACAGTTGCTGTCGGAGGCAGTGACTGGCTCCATGGCGGGAACCAAACTTAAAGTGCTGCCTGCGGAAAATGCGACGTGGAAAAGCTGGAGCAGCATGCATCCGGACACACTTGTTCTCTCCTTCGCGACAGGTTACCAGAGAAATTACCATGCCGACCCGTATGCCGGAATGCCGCTTGACCGCGCCCCGGCTTTATTAGTTATGGTTGAGGGAGATGCAGAGATTTTCCCGTTTTCTCAACTGCATAAAGCACATGGTCCGGTAAGCGAGCAGCTCGCAGGTCAAAGTTTCCTCGTCCGTTTTGATCGCCATTCCAGGACAGCCCGGGTTGAACCCGAAGTGCATGGCCGCTTCATTTGGTTCGTGGGATTCAAAAGCGATCTCCGCCACTTTTTCCCCAAAGCGAAGGCTTATCATTTCAGAAAAGCAAAGAAGTGA
- a CDS encoding transglutaminase domain-containing protein — protein sequence MAVTALLCGPASGAARAVTVEKSVSHPANVRYFELTYRVSIDNLPIRFHTARIWIPIASSDVHQEVWLERVSGSVPWRITRDREYGDRMLYAEIRNPRVLRVQFKLKYIVSRREYSKGSYRELLRYNNDPVSPELIPKRCLEPDRLISIDGEMKILADQVTRGKQGPVEIAHAVYNYLFRTLRYDKSGTGWGRGDAFWACQAKRGNCTDFHSAFIGMMRAEKIPARFVIGFALPENISQGVIPGYHCWAEFYVGGVGWVPVDISEAWLDKKRYGYYFGTVDPNRVRMSVGRDITLVPRQAGPSVNYFVYPYVEVDGEPFHHVGEKFNFRNLPAGTQKVRPATEE from the coding sequence ATGGCTGTGACTGCCCTATTGTGTGGCCCGGCATCCGGTGCAGCCCGGGCTGTGACCGTGGAGAAGTCCGTATCGCACCCGGCAAATGTACGGTATTTTGAGTTGACGTATAGGGTGAGCATCGACAATCTGCCTATTCGATTCCACACAGCGCGGATCTGGATTCCTATCGCCAGTTCGGACGTCCATCAGGAAGTGTGGCTGGAACGAGTCTCGGGCTCAGTTCCGTGGAGGATTACCCGCGACCGCGAGTACGGCGACCGAATGTTATATGCGGAGATTCGCAACCCGCGGGTCCTGCGGGTGCAATTTAAGCTGAAGTACATAGTAAGCCGGAGAGAATACTCTAAAGGCTCTTATCGGGAGCTTTTGCGCTATAACAATGACCCCGTGTCACCGGAACTGATCCCAAAACGCTGTCTTGAGCCTGACCGGCTGATTTCGATTGACGGAGAGATGAAAATTCTGGCTGACCAGGTAACCAGAGGGAAGCAGGGGCCGGTGGAAATCGCTCATGCCGTCTACAATTACCTTTTCCGCACCCTTCGTTATGACAAATCGGGAACAGGTTGGGGCCGTGGCGACGCGTTCTGGGCCTGTCAGGCCAAGCGCGGAAACTGTACCGACTTTCATTCAGCGTTCATCGGCATGATGCGCGCCGAAAAAATTCCGGCGCGATTCGTTATCGGCTTCGCACTGCCGGAAAATATTTCACAGGGTGTGATTCCTGGCTATCACTGCTGGGCAGAGTTTTACGTCGGTGGCGTAGGATGGGTGCCAGTCGACATTTCCGAGGCGTGGCTGGATAAGAAGAGATACGGCTACTATTTCGGGACGGTTGACCCCAACCGCGTCCGCATGTCGGTTGGAAGGGATATCACGCTCGTACCTCGCCAAGCTGGCCCGTCCGTCAATTATTTTGTCTATCCTTACGTCGAGGTTGACGGAGAACCATTTCATCATGTTGGGGAAAAATTCAATTTCCGCAACCTTCCAGCCGGGACCCAGAAGGTACGGCCTGCAACGGAGGAATGA
- a CDS encoding DUF3179 domain-containing protein: MLRTIYNRVILCAVLILFWAPAVGWAQRVRIEQKPKLIRNGKGTQPFDVTRHIIPLGKIQGGGPPRGGIPALTDPEDISAEEAGRLLEPSDRVLGVFMNGQAKAYPVRILNWHELVNDRVGGRAILVSW; the protein is encoded by the coding sequence ATGTTGAGGACAATCTACAATAGAGTAATTCTATGCGCTGTCCTCATTCTGTTTTGGGCGCCTGCTGTGGGTTGGGCCCAACGTGTTCGGATTGAGCAAAAACCAAAGCTCATACGAAACGGGAAGGGTACCCAGCCGTTTGACGTGACGCGCCATATCATCCCGCTGGGCAAAATCCAGGGAGGAGGCCCTCCGCGGGGTGGTATTCCTGCATTGACCGACCCTGAAGATATCTCTGCGGAGGAAGCTGGGCGTCTTCTCGAACCTTCTGACCGCGTGCTGGGCGTTTTCATGAACGGGCAGGCGAAGGCGTATCCGGTTCGCATCCTGAACTGGCACGAACTGGTGAACGACCGAGTGGGAGGCAGGGCCATCCTGGTCAGTTGGTGA
- a CDS encoding redoxin domain-containing protein: protein MKQRCLHNFWFRRPLAILLLAASGGFSPLTANAQDQILPLKVKVGEKAPDFALPSAEGKTVRLSDFAGHNVLIDFYRGYW, encoded by the coding sequence ATGAAGCAAAGGTGCCTGCATAACTTCTGGTTCAGAAGACCTCTTGCGATTCTCCTGCTGGCCGCATCGGGAGGTTTCAGCCCGCTTACCGCAAATGCACAGGATCAAATCCTGCCGCTCAAGGTGAAGGTTGGTGAAAAAGCTCCCGATTTTGCTCTGCCCTCGGCCGAGGGCAAGACGGTCCGGCTTTCGGATTTCGCCGGCCACAACGTTCTGATTGATTTCTACCGCGGCTACTGGTGA
- a CDS encoding asparagine synthase, whose amino-acid sequence MASQSQPARMDLSPRAARLRELLESAVKGSTAEGILLSGGLDTSILSAIAAHRGRKLRAICISVAEGVGPDEPFAEALAKRCGFPLRILRPRLRDLVAAVPAVMRVLGGFDPMELRNSAVTWLAHQAAKEEAIAAVMTGDAADELFAGYSYIFNMPREQVRPYLDFLNRVMRFSSIPMGESIGVAAHLPYLDPAVREFALTLPAEDLVVERAGERFGKKILREAFGDLLGDDIGWRVKTPIEYGSGSHTLQEFALDSVSDEEFEAARVRVKAEDGVLLRDKE is encoded by the coding sequence GTGGCATCGCAATCGCAACCGGCGCGAATGGACTTGAGTCCGCGCGCGGCTCGACTCAGAGAGCTTCTGGAAAGCGCCGTTAAAGGCTCGACAGCTGAAGGAATCCTCTTGTCCGGAGGGTTGGACACAAGTATCCTCTCCGCCATTGCCGCTCATCGGGGCCGGAAATTGCGGGCCATCTGCATATCGGTAGCCGAGGGAGTCGGCCCCGACGAGCCTTTTGCCGAGGCCCTTGCCAAGCGCTGCGGGTTCCCGCTTCGAATCCTGCGACCGAGGTTGCGCGATCTCGTAGCGGCCGTGCCAGCGGTGATGCGCGTTCTCGGGGGATTCGACCCGATGGAACTGCGTAACAGCGCGGTCACCTGGCTGGCGCACCAAGCCGCAAAGGAAGAGGCCATTGCCGCGGTCATGACGGGGGATGCGGCTGACGAGCTTTTCGCAGGCTACAGTTACATCTTCAATATGCCTCGCGAACAGGTACGCCCTTACCTTGACTTCCTCAACCGCGTCATGCGTTTTAGCTCGATCCCGATGGGGGAGAGCATAGGTGTCGCGGCTCACTTGCCGTACCTCGATCCTGCCGTGCGCGAATTCGCCCTAACCCTTCCAGCCGAAGATCTGGTCGTGGAGCGGGCAGGCGAGCGTTTTGGGAAGAAGATTCTGCGCGAAGCTTTCGGTGATTTGCTCGGGGACGACATCGGTTGGCGCGTCAAGACCCCGATTGAGTATGGGTCGGGGAGCCACACGCTGCAAGAATTCGCTCTTGACTCCGTTTCCGACGAGGAGTTCGAAGCGGCGCGTGTAAGGGTCAAGGCCGAAGATGGCGTTTTGCTTCGGGACAAGGAGTAA
- a CDS encoding redoxin domain-containing protein, translating to MGELGEIAKHNREFKELDVQIIAVSVDPVDRGKWVKDKLKASFPILSDSKQVAMKLYGTRSPEYRNRKGASVNTPTLVLIDRSGTIRWIHQAEDYHVRERLQEDLAHARKLK from the coding sequence ATGGGCGAGCTCGGTGAGATCGCGAAGCACAATAGAGAGTTTAAGGAGTTGGATGTTCAGATCATTGCCGTCAGCGTGGACCCCGTGGACAGAGGGAAGTGGGTCAAGGATAAATTGAAAGCTTCGTTCCCTATTCTTTCGGACTCAAAGCAAGTCGCCATGAAGCTCTATGGAACCCGCTCCCCAGAATACCGCAACCGCAAAGGGGCTAGCGTCAATACGCCGACGCTTGTCTTGATTGACAGGAGCGGTACGATCCGTTGGATCCACCAAGCCGAAGATTACCATGTTCGCGAGCGGCTTCAAGAGGATCTGGCCCACGCACGCAAACTGAAATAG
- a CDS encoding sigma-70 family RNA polymerase sigma factor: MAPQRVYCIGMEPRRAVASIEDVGPVRKPPVESVVLRHLDELYRLALHMTRDQDRAQDLTQECIFRALKNQRQITRNAKAWLFRTLYNAFVSEYRRRHSREPFEEASTFALEAEFLPDPLPGIIAARDVRTAVESLPAALRVIIWLSDAEDFRLKEIAEILELPLGTVASRLFRARQELRQLLSAYGPVEEKNL; encoded by the coding sequence TTGGCGCCTCAGCGCGTCTACTGTATAGGCATGGAACCCCGGAGGGCGGTGGCTAGTATCGAAGATGTCGGACCGGTTCGAAAGCCGCCGGTCGAAAGCGTGGTACTGCGCCATCTCGATGAACTATACCGCTTAGCTTTGCACATGACACGCGATCAGGACCGTGCTCAGGACTTAACTCAGGAATGCATCTTTCGCGCTCTGAAAAACCAGAGACAAATCACAAGAAATGCCAAAGCGTGGCTTTTTCGGACGCTTTACAACGCTTTTGTCAGCGAATACCGGCGGCGGCACTCCCGGGAGCCGTTTGAAGAAGCAAGCACATTTGCATTGGAGGCGGAATTCCTGCCAGATCCTCTGCCGGGGATCATCGCCGCGCGGGACGTTCGAACTGCCGTCGAAAGCCTACCTGCGGCTCTCCGCGTCATTATATGGCTTTCGGATGCGGAAGATTTCCGACTCAAAGAGATTGCAGAAATACTCGAACTGCCGCTTGGGACGGTGGCTTCGAGATTGTTCAGGGCCCGTCAAGAGCTCCGGCAGTTGTTGTCTGCCTACGGGCCAGTCGAGGAGAAGAACCTATGA
- a CDS encoding redoxin domain-containing protein: MRNIEPQLDEFGFQLIMIAPDRPAKLRETYEKYKFRGLLLSDARMAAAQAFRVAYQVDEDTLKQLDEYGVDLEEASGEKHHQLPVPAVFIVGPEGIIQFAYANPDYKVRISPEMLLAVAGTVRK; the protein is encoded by the coding sequence CTGCGAAACATCGAGCCTCAACTCGACGAATTCGGTTTTCAGCTCATCATGATTGCTCCGGACCGCCCCGCCAAACTGCGCGAGACTTATGAAAAGTACAAGTTTCGAGGCCTGCTTCTTTCCGACGCCCGGATGGCGGCTGCGCAGGCTTTTCGGGTGGCTTATCAGGTGGATGAAGATACCCTGAAGCAGTTGGACGAATACGGGGTCGATCTGGAGGAAGCCTCAGGGGAGAAGCACCACCAGCTTCCGGTGCCGGCAGTATTTATAGTGGGACCTGAGGGGATCATTCAGTTTGCCTATGCGAATCCTGATTATAAAGTCCGGATCAGTCCTGAAATGCTCCTTGCTGTGGCAGGAACCGTGCGAAAGTGA